The Streptomyces sp. NBC_00335 DNA window GCGTCCCCGTCGGAGCCCCACCGGCCGCCGCCGGCCCCGCCGACCGGACGGACTGACCCCCACCACACCTCGTAAGACCTCTCGAACCCCCTGTTCTCCGGGGCGAACCCGCTCCACGCCCCGAACCGGAAAGGAATCCACCGTGGTCTTCATGACCTCCGAACGCCAGCGCGTCATCCTCGTAGGCAGCCGCATACAGCAGTACCGGGAGTACGCCCTGGCCTCCCTCGCCCAGCACTACGAGGTGACGCTCGTCGCGCCGGAGGCGCCGACCTGGCAGGCCCGCTACGTGGAGACCCACCGGATCGCCGACACCACGGACGCCGCCAAGCTCTACGCCTCGGTCGCCGACCTGCGCGGGGAGGTCGCCGACGCGGCGATCGTCACCTGGGACGAGTGGTCGCTGGTCGCCGTCTCCTCCGTAGCCAAGAAGCTCGGCATGCGGGCCATGGACCCGGCCGCCGCCAAGATCTGCCGCGACAAGTACGCCACCCGCCAGGCCCTGGAAGCCGCAGGCATGGCCGCCGTCCGCTACATCCCGGCCACCACCGAGGACGAGGCCGTCGCCGCCGCCGAGTCCATCGGCTTCCCCGTCGTCGTCAAGCCCCGCACCCTCGGCGGCAGCTTCGGCGTGATGATGGCCCGCGACGTCGACGGCCTGCGCCGGGCCTTCCGGCTCGCCTCCACCAGCCGGCTGCGCGGCGCCGGCACCACCGCCTCGGTCCTGATCGAGGAGTTCATCGAGGGCCCCGAACTGAGCGTGGACAGCGTCGTCGTGGACGGCGTGGCCACCCCGGTCTGCGTGGCCCGCAAGCGCCTCGGCGCCCACCCGTACTTCGAAGAGGTCGGCCACCTCGTCACCGACTGGCGCCACGAGCCGTGGGCGGACGCCGTCACCCAGCTGGTCCAGGACTCCCACCGCGCCGCCGGAGTCGACTACGGCGTCACCCACACCGAACTGCGCGTCGCCGCCAACGGCCCCCGCCTGATCGAGCTCAACGGCCGCCTCGGCGGCGACCTCATCCCGCACCTGTACAAGCTCGCCACCGGCGTGGACCTGCCGCTGGCCGCCGCCAGGATCGCCTTCGAGCAGACCCCCGACATCACCCCGACCCGCGCCCTCAGCGCCGAGGTCCGCTTCCTCTACCCGGCCTACGACGGCGCCGTCGACCGCGTGCTCCTGCCCAGTCCCGAGGACGTGGAGGACCTCGCCGAGGCCGTCGCCCTGGTCGAGCCCGGCGACGAGCTGCTGCTCCCGCCCCGCGGCCTGACCCCCCGCTCCGCCGCGCTCGTCGCGGTCAGCGAGACCCCGGCCGGGACCCGCCGCGCCCTGGACCGCGCCGAGGCCCTCTCCCGTACGGAGGTCTCCGGAGTCGCCGCGCACCGGCTCGGCGCCCGCGTCGAGAACGCCGTGACCCGCCGCTTCTTCGACCACGAGCGCACCGCGGCCCGCCAGACCGTCTCCGGAGTCCGCGGCGTGGAGTGGTTCCGCTACGGAGCCGGCGGCGGCGAGGGGCTCAACCGCCCCGTCTTCCTCAGCGAGGCCGACGTGACGGGCCTGGAGAGCGACCTGAACGGCCTCTTCGAACTGCTCAAGGCCGTGCCCGCCCGGCTCTTCGGCGGAGACCTGCGCGCCTTCGCCACCGCCGTCGGCATGTCCCCCACCCAGGCCGACCTGGTCCTGCGCGGATCCGTGGACGAGCTCGCCCCGCTCTCCCGCGCCGATCTGTACCGCGAGACCGGCGGCTTCCGCGTCATGGAGCTCAACACCGGCTCCTCGCTGGGCGGCTGGCAGATGGGCGAGTTCGCCCGCGCCCTGATCCAGGACGAGGAGTTCGCGAAGTTCGCGGCCGCCGAGAGCCTGGTCTACCCCGACCCGCTCGCCCGCATCACCGAGGTGCTGCGCCGCCAGGCACCCTCCCTCGAAGGCATCGAGCGGCCGCTGCTCGCGATCACCGACTGGCCCGAGGGCTTCGAGAAGTCCAAGTGCTGGATGGAGTTCGTCGTACCGGCCTTCGAGCGGCTCGGCTTCGAGACCGTCGTCTGTCACCTGGGCGACTTCGCCTACGAGAACGGCAACGTCCTCCACGCCGGCCGCAAGGTCGACGTGGTCTACCGGATGTTCCTGCCCGGCGAAATGCCCGACGAGCCCCGCACCTACGACCTCGTCAACCCGCTGCTCGACGCCGTCGAGGCCGGCACGGTCGAACTGTTCGCCCCGCTCGACTGCGAGCTGTACGGCAACAAGGGCAGCCTCGCGATGCTCAGCGACGAGCGCAACCGCGCCGTCTTCACCGAGGCCGAGCGCGAGCTGATCGACCGGATCCTGCCCTGGACCCGCTTCGTCCGCGACGAGAAGGTCACCTTCGGCGGCGAGAAGATCGACCTGCTGCCGTACGCCATCGCGAACAAGGACCACCTGGTCCTCAAGCCCACCCTGCTCTACGGCGGCGTCGGCGTCACCCCCGGCTGGACCACCGACCAGAAGGAGTGGGTGGCCAAGCTGCGCCAGGCCGTGGACGGCCCGTTCGTCCTCCAGCACCGCCTGCTGCCGACCACCGAGCGGTTCCTCTCCGAGGACGGCGAGACCTGCGAGGACATGGCCGTCGCCTACGGGACGCTGATGGTCGACGGACGCTACGCCGGCACCCTGGCCCGCGGAGTCACCGACCCGGCCGTGGGCATCGTGAGCATGCTGCGCGGCGCCCAGATCGGCTGCGCCTTCCACGTCGACCCGGCCGCCGAGGGAGTGGACGCGAATTGAATCCTCCCCGCCCTAAAGGGCGGGGATTCCTGGCTCACTCCGCCCGCGGCCCGACGGGCGCTCAGGTCTTACGAGATCGGTACCAGCCGGGTTGAGACCAGCCCGGACGAGCATGACGCGTGCGGAGTTCTTGTCTCTGGGAGAGACGGCTCCGCATGCGGTGCACGTATACGTTCGCATTGAGAGGGGTAGCGCGTGCTTGGTTCTCGCTCCGCACTGTGCGCAGTCCATGGTGGTGTGCGCGGGGTGGACAAGGTGCACGATGCGCCCGTGCTTGCGGCCCATCTCGATGAGCGCCGTCTTGGTGGCGGAGACGGCGGCATCGGCTGCTTTGCGAGCCAGGGTGGACTTGGCGAGGAAGTTCGGCCGGAAGTCCTCGACCGCGAGGGCGTCGTGGTCGCGGACCACGGTCTTGGCCCACTTGCGGCCGGTGTCCTGGCGCTGGCGGGCCACCTTCTTGTGCAGCTTCGCCGTCAGCTTCCTCGCCGCCCGGTAGCCCCTCGAAGCGGGCTTGCCCTTCGCCGGTTGCCGGCGAGCCATCATTCGCTGGTAGCGGGCGAGCCCCGCGGCGGCCTTCTTGCCGTGCTCGGGGTGCGGGAGATCGTGGGCGTCGCTCGTGGTCGTCGCGGTCTCCTTCACACCCCAGTCGATCCCGATCACCGCACCCGTCTCCGGAAGCAGTCGCACTTCGGCGGCGGCGACGAAGGACGCATACCAGTGGCCGAGGGCGTCGCGGTAGATCCGCACCGAGGTGGGAGGCTTGGGCAGGTCACGCGACCACACGACCGTAACGGCGATGCCGCCTGCCAGGTGCAGGCGCCCATCCTTCAATCGGAATCCGCGCTGCGTGTAATTCAGGCTCGGACAGACCTTGTTCTTCCTCTTGTACCTCGGCATCCCGGACCGCTGACGCATCGGCAGCCCCGCTTTGGTGTCCTTGAGCGCCTTGGCACGGGACTTCCCGAAGTCCCGGATGAGCTGCTGCTGCGGAACGCTGCTGCCCTCACGCAGCCACGTGTTCGCTGCTCGGGCCGCGGTCAGCATCTTGTCGAGCCGGGCCGGACCGCACTTCTCGTCCTCGGCGTGGGCCTTCTTGGAGCGGGCCACGGACTCGTTCCAGATCCACCGGCACCGTGCCCACTCCGCTTCCAGGGCGGCGCAGCCAGTGGCCGACATGCGGAGCCGATAGGCGTACCGGGCGTACCCGGCATCTACGGCCATCTGCGCTGTCGTCACACGGCCAACTTAACCAAGGCCACTGACAATCCAAGAAGGTGCAGGTCACAACAGATGCGCAGTGAGCTCAGCCGCTTTGCGGCTCCGGGTCAAGGACCCATTCTTCCCCTGGCCGAAGCCCAGGGCGTTCTGGGAGAGATCAAGTGACCGACATCGGGAACGGGGCCGCCGAGCCGGTGGAAGAGACGGCGGCCGCTCCGGCGGCCGCCGCCGCACCCGCCACGCTCTGGCGGGACCCGGAGTTCCTCAAGTTCTGGTCCGGGGAGGCGATCTCGCAGGTCGGGGCCCAGGTCACGACCCTGGCTCTGCCGCTCACCGCGGTGCTGACGCTCGACGCCAGCTCCTCCCAGGTGGGCTTCGTCAACGCGGCCTCCTACGCCCCGTTCCTGATGGTCACCCTCCTGGTCGGCGTCTGGGTCGACCGGGTGCGGCGCAGGCCCCTGATGATCATGGCCAACGTGGGGCGTGCGCTGCTGGTCAGCGCGGTGCCGCTGCTGGCCGTGCTCGACCTGCTCCGCATCGAGTACGTGTACGTCGCCGCGCTGCTCGTGGGCACCCTCACGGTGGTCTTCGACGTCTCCTACCAGTCCTACCTGCCGACCCTGGTCGGCAAGCAACACCTGGTGGAGGGCAACAGCAAGCTCCAGGGCACCAGTTCGCTGGCCCAGATCGGCGGACCCGGCCTGGCCGGCCTGCTCATCGGCTGGGTCACCGCCCCCTACGCGCTGCTGATCAACGGAGCCTCGTACCTCGTCTCCGTGCTGACGCTGCTGGCCGTACGGCGCGTCGAGCCGGAGCCGGTGCCCCAGCAGGAGCGGACCGGGATCCGGACCAGCATCGCCGAGGGCATCCGGATCATCTGGGACAGCGCCCACCTGCGGGCCTGCGCCCTCCAGTCCGGTCTGTACAACCTGTGCTGGATGTCCCTCCAGACGGTCTTCGTGCTCTACGCGGCCCGCACGCTCGGCATCTCGCCCGGCGGCATCGGCCTGCTGCTGGGCACGGGCGCGGTGGGTTCCC harbors:
- a CDS encoding ATP-grasp domain-containing protein, which codes for MTSERQRVILVGSRIQQYREYALASLAQHYEVTLVAPEAPTWQARYVETHRIADTTDAAKLYASVADLRGEVADAAIVTWDEWSLVAVSSVAKKLGMRAMDPAAAKICRDKYATRQALEAAGMAAVRYIPATTEDEAVAAAESIGFPVVVKPRTLGGSFGVMMARDVDGLRRAFRLASTSRLRGAGTTASVLIEEFIEGPELSVDSVVVDGVATPVCVARKRLGAHPYFEEVGHLVTDWRHEPWADAVTQLVQDSHRAAGVDYGVTHTELRVAANGPRLIELNGRLGGDLIPHLYKLATGVDLPLAAARIAFEQTPDITPTRALSAEVRFLYPAYDGAVDRVLLPSPEDVEDLAEAVALVEPGDELLLPPRGLTPRSAALVAVSETPAGTRRALDRAEALSRTEVSGVAAHRLGARVENAVTRRFFDHERTAARQTVSGVRGVEWFRYGAGGGEGLNRPVFLSEADVTGLESDLNGLFELLKAVPARLFGGDLRAFATAVGMSPTQADLVLRGSVDELAPLSRADLYRETGGFRVMELNTGSSLGGWQMGEFARALIQDEEFAKFAAAESLVYPDPLARITEVLRRQAPSLEGIERPLLAITDWPEGFEKSKCWMEFVVPAFERLGFETVVCHLGDFAYENGNVLHAGRKVDVVYRMFLPGEMPDEPRTYDLVNPLLDAVEAGTVELFAPLDCELYGNKGSLAMLSDERNRAVFTEAERELIDRILPWTRFVRDEKVTFGGEKIDLLPYAIANKDHLVLKPTLLYGGVGVTPGWTTDQKEWVAKLRQAVDGPFVLQHRLLPTTERFLSEDGETCEDMAVAYGTLMVDGRYAGTLARGVTDPAVGIVSMLRGAQIGCAFHVDPAAEGVDAN
- a CDS encoding RNA-guided endonuclease InsQ/TnpB family protein; its protein translation is MAVDAGYARYAYRLRMSATGCAALEAEWARCRWIWNESVARSKKAHAEDEKCGPARLDKMLTAARAANTWLREGSSVPQQQLIRDFGKSRAKALKDTKAGLPMRQRSGMPRYKRKNKVCPSLNYTQRGFRLKDGRLHLAGGIAVTVVWSRDLPKPPTSVRIYRDALGHWYASFVAAAEVRLLPETGAVIGIDWGVKETATTTSDAHDLPHPEHGKKAAAGLARYQRMMARRQPAKGKPASRGYRAARKLTAKLHKKVARQRQDTGRKWAKTVVRDHDALAVEDFRPNFLAKSTLARKAADAAVSATKTALIEMGRKHGRIVHLVHPAHTTMDCAQCGARTKHALPLSMRTYTCTACGAVSPRDKNSARVMLVRAGLNPAGTDLVRPERPSGRGRSEPGIPAL
- a CDS encoding MFS transporter, whose amino-acid sequence is MTDIGNGAAEPVEETAAAPAAAAAPATLWRDPEFLKFWSGEAISQVGAQVTTLALPLTAVLTLDASSSQVGFVNAASYAPFLMVTLLVGVWVDRVRRRPLMIMANVGRALLVSAVPLLAVLDLLRIEYVYVAALLVGTLTVVFDVSYQSYLPTLVGKQHLVEGNSKLQGTSSLAQIGGPGLAGLLIGWVTAPYALLINGASYLVSVLTLLAVRRVEPEPVPQQERTGIRTSIAEGIRIIWDSAHLRACALQSGLYNLCWMSLQTVFVLYAARTLGISPGGIGLLLGTGAVGSLVGSMLAQWLKRKTGLGPAILVALLLCCLAPVAIPAAPANGGALSLVLFVAAFALIGAGGTIANIHIISLRQSMTPDHLLGRMNAGYRFVSWGTLPLGALLGGWLGDLIGLRETLFVTAALFLTAVLVVLKSPVWRLKDFPPQIVAEPRKADAR